Proteins co-encoded in one Plasmodium berghei ANKA genome assembly, chromosome: 11 genomic window:
- a CDS encoding DnaJ protein, putative, whose product MVNATNKDPYSILNVEKNSTLEIVKKKFKKLAIIYHPDKLQYHLNKRGNNNENNQTNKEEKQKIRTDIDFLTLVWAYEQILTDIQSKKKSEIYENALIIKKNDLEYIQGEDAYLFFCRCGDFFIFNQNLYDEYYVIYQCQSCSSSVYLTP is encoded by the coding sequence atggtgaATGCCACAAACAAAGATCCCTATTCTATTTTGAACGTCGAAAAAAATTCCACTCTtgaaatagtaaaaaaaaaatttaaaaagcTAGCCATAATATACCATCCAGATAAATTACAATACCATTTAAACAAAAGGGGAAacaataatgaaaataatcaaacaaataaagaagaaaaacaaaaaataagaacAGATATAGATTTTCTAACTTTGGTTTGGGCTTATGAACAAATATTAACTGATATTCaatctaaaaaaaagtctgaaatatatgaaaatgcgttaatcattaaaaaaaatgatttagaATATATACAAGGTGAAGATGCatatctatttttttgtcGATGTGGTgatttctttatatttaatcaaAACTTATATGATGAAtattatgttatatatCAATGCCAAAGTTGCTCATCCTCAGTTTATTTAACCCCATAA
- a CDS encoding Tim10/DDP family zinc finger protein, putative: MDNSKSIEDAQNALGMMIYQILNNQVKKTCFEKCFGQKFSEEMGKNEQICLAKCMDRMYEAHTIVTKASNEISKNLNTDSGY, from the exons ATGGATAATTCAAAATCTATCGAAGATGCCCAAAATGCGCTTGGGATGATGATTTACCAAATATTAAACAac caagtaaaaaaaacatgttTTGAAAAATGTTTTGGTCAGAAATTTTCAGAAGAAATgggaaaaaatgaacaaatttGTTTAGCTAAGTGCATGGATAGAAT gTATGAAGCACATACAATTGTAACGAAAGCGTCAAATGAAATTTCTAAGAATTTAAATACCGATAGTGGATACTaa
- a CDS encoding 50S ribosomal protein L28, apicoplast, putative: protein MQIKKNIYNLSINAYIFYILLNLNYLFCFGQSVVINKNEANIINSQNFFFVKSLIKKNMFRNRGFPKLVNASKFSLYTQKRHKEALAIKKYRMTGTSSAKCHHGIKGKKRISKVTLMPYKDIKLPARRCPILGKMDNRNARKISKSGIKTHRIQKVNFVRKRIYFEEENRFVKLRVSARGLKTIKKYGLAYCAKKFNLNLNKKKYDAGYSSRKKKKKKNEPETIASPNDMLKEPQLENSKDENIIIEKLKLNNQNK, encoded by the exons atgcaaattaaaaaaaatatatataacttatCAATAAatgcttatatattttatatattattaaatttaaattatcttTTCTGTTTTGGACAATCAGTagtt attaacaaaaatgaagcaaacataataaattctcaaaattttttttttg TAAAATCcctaattaaaaaaaatatgtttagaAATCGGGGTTTCCCCAAACTTGTGAATGCTTCAAAGTTTTCATTGTATACACAAAAAAGACACAAAGAGGCATTAGca ataaaaaaatacagaaTGACTGGAACATCATCAGCAAAATGCCATCATGGaataaaaggaaaaaagaGAATAAGCAAAGTAACTTTAATGCCATATAAAGATATTAAATTACCCGCTCGAAG gTGCCCCATACTAGGAAAAATGGACAATAGAAACGCTCGAAAAATATCCAAATCCGGAATAAAAACTCATAGAATACAAAAAGTAAATTTTGTAAGGAAaagaatttattttgaGGAAGAAAACCGTTTCGTTAAATTAAGAGTTAGCGCACGTGGATTGaaaactataaaaaaatatggattAGCATATTGTgctaaaaaatttaatttaaatttaaataaaaagaaatatgaTGCTGGTTATTCTTcgcgaaaaaaaaaaaaaaaaaaaaatgaaccCGAAACTATTGCTTCCCCAAATGATATGCTAAAGGAACCCCAACTCGAAAACTCtaaagatgaaaatattataatagaaaaattaaaattgaataatcaaaataaataa
- a CDS encoding 4-diphosphocytidyl-2-C-methyl-D-erythritol kinase, putative, with protein MKICLQIKFLLYIFINYVTRNVQSRNVPNKSINFVRKLSKDTKGVDIKKSFINQYNNIINEKCTYKNSKVMKTDIMKMNNGSLKCLKGIYSNIENYNNDSENEYVYKKGNVLCNEKMKLLIKILNTKKWYDLKLFSPGKINLFLRLKEKKEKINELSTLMHAINLGDDIFIKALNKNEQEKLSSILYPCLSGDFLTIEEEQSKEHDIIKENIKVCEKNEAHKYEYMNYPLNDSNIIIKVLKKYRKDLNINDNIRFLIHIKKRIPIFSGIGGGSSNGASVFYYLEKYFYKYLKTNELKNNFLKEIGSDISFFSSSGFAYCTGKGNNIIDLVNFDVIISGKKIYLFKIDEGLSSKSVYENVDYKKIIQYNPVRLLEKFICNLRSNSNNNDKNNIIEIVKKSEEYYMKKFVNQNLDIQNMFVNDLEIPAFFLLKKIKYLKDFLASQNMFDVVTMSGSGSSLFAITKNNENLNPNKIKELIKQAEKNFNINIKVYSCEVIRKYENSWYNSDKLAEVIV; from the coding sequence atgaaaatctgcctacaaataaaatttttattatatatttttataaattatgttaCCCGAAATGTTCAATCACGAAATGTTCCTAACAAAAgtataaattttgtaaGAAAATTAAGTAAAGACACTAAAGGGGtggatataaaaaagagtTTTATTaatcaatataataatataattaatgaaaaatgtacatataaaaatagtaaagtAATGAAAACtgatataatgaaaatgaataatgGTAGTCTTAAATGCTTAAAAGGaatttattcaaatatagagaattataataatgatagtGAAAATGAGTATGTGTATAAAAAAGGGAATGTACTATGCAacgaaaaaatgaaattgctaataaaaatattaaatacaaaaaaatggtaTGATTTAAAGCTTTTCTCTCCAGgcaaaattaatttatttttaagattaaaagagaaaaaagaaaaaattaatgaattaTCAACACTAATGCATGCTATAAATTTAGGAgatgatatttttataaaagctttaaataaaaatgaacaagaaaaattatcatcaatattatatccATGTTTATCAGGAgattttttaacaatagAAGAAGAACAAAGTAAAGAAcatgatataataaaagaaaatataaaagtgtgtgaaaaaaatgaggcacataaatatgaatacaTGAATTATCCATTAAATGACagtaatataataataaaagttttgaaaaaatatagaaaagatttaaatataaatgataatataagaTTTTTGATtcacattaaaaaaagaataccAATTTTTAGTGGAATTGGTGGTGGTTCATCAAATGGAGCTTcagttttttattatttagaaaagtatttttataaatatttaaaaacaaatgaattaaaaaataactttttaaaagaaataggAAGTGATATAAGTTTTTTTAGTAGCTCAGGATTTGCTTATTGCACAGGAAAAgggaataatataattgatTTAGTAAATTTTGATGTTATTATAtcaggaaaaaaaatatatttatttaaaattgatGAAGGGCTATCATCAAAATCTGTTTATGAAAATGTagattataaaaaaataatacaatacAACCCAGTTAGATTGTTAGAGAAATTTATTTGCAATTTAAGAAGCAACTCAAACAATAacgataaaaataatataattgaaattgtgaaaaaaagcgaagaatattatatgaaaaaatttgttaacCAAAATTTggatatacaaaatatgtttGTGAATGATTTAGAAATTCctgctttttttttgcttaaaaaaataaaatatttaaaagattTTTTAGCTAGCCAAAATATGTTTGATGTTGTAACAATGAGTGGAAGTGGGTCATCATTATTTgcaattacaaaaaataatgagaATTTAAAtccaaataaaattaaagagTTAATTAAACAAGCTGagaaaaattttaatattaatataaaagtgTATTCGTGTGAAGTTataagaaaatatgaaaattcCTGGTATAATTCAGACAAATTAGCTGAAGTTATAGTGTAG
- a CDS encoding serine/arginine-rich splicing factor 12, putative, producing MGPHSSQRPQPMSLLIRKLKFNTSPSMVRDKFKKFGAIKDVYLPIDYYTKEPRGFGFVEFYDPKDAEQALKEMNGSELDGNRIEVFVAQKGRSDPRIMRYKERGGGSGYGHRKYSDNRLKRRYISKSNSRYGSYSRDKIRRRDKSRERIRYRDSYERNMRSSYKDKKNNYMKNYNRYRSRNYDRSFSRGRRSRGYRHDSPKYREKRRYNRSISRSENKNNRKEYKSKYSNDKYSNDKYSNDKYSNDRYSNESGNSSKQSRKQMVSKSISFNTEKDDEKRKNDNIEDRGNSKEWKESKDIDKHVDNKNSVNSQDAESN from the coding sequence atgGGCCCCCATTCAAGCCAAAGGCCACAACCTATGTCCCTTTTGATAaggaaattaaaatttaacaCTTCACCATCTATGGTTAGagataaatttaaaaagtttGGAGCAATTAAAGATGTATATTTACCAATAGATTATTACACAAAAGAACCAAGAGGGTTTGGTTTTGTTGAATTTTATGATCCTAAAGATGCTGAACAAGcattaaaagaaatgaaTGGAAGTGAATTAGATGGGAATCGAATTGAAGTTTTTGTAGCTCAAAAAGGTAGATCTGACCCTAGAATTATGAGATATAAAGAAAGAGGTGGTGGTTCAGGATATGGTCATAGGAAATATTCTGATAATAGATTAAAAAGAagatatatatcaaaatcTAATTCAAGATATGGTTCATATTCCCGTGATAAAATAAGAAGACGTGATAAATCCCGGGAAAGGATAAGGTATAGAGATAGTTATGAAAGAAATATGAGAAGTAGttataaagataaaaaaaataattatatgaaaaattataacagATATAGAAGTAGAAATTATGACAGAAGTTTTAGTAGAGGGCGCAGATCTAGAGGTTATAGACATGATAGTCCAAAATATCGagaaaaaagaagataTAATAGAAGTATTAGTAGaagtgaaaataaaaataatagaaaggaatataaatcaaaatatagtaatgataaatatagtaatgataaatatagtaatgataaatatagtaATGATCGATATAGTAACGAAAGTGGTAATTCTAGCAAACAATCAAGAAAACAAATGGTATCAAAAtctatttcatttaatacTGAAAAAGATGAtgaaaaacgaaaaaatgataatatagaaGATAGAGGCAATTCAAAGGAATGGAAAGAAAGTAAAGATATAGATAAGCATGTtgacaataaaaattcagTTAATAGTCAAGATGCAGAATCTAATTAA
- a CDS encoding actin-depolymerizing factor 1: MISGIRVNDNCVTEFNNMKIRKTCRWIIFVIENCEIIIHSKGETTSLKDLVDSIDKNNNIQCAYVVFDAVNKIHFFMYARETSNSRDRMTYASSKQALLKKIEGVNVFTSVVESALDVADFK, from the exons atgATAAGCGGTATTCGCGTAAATGACAATTGTGTTACagaatttaataatatgaaaattcGAAAAACATGTAGATGGataatatttgttataGAGAATTGTGAAATTATCATTCATTCCAAAGGGGAAACCACATCATTAAAAGATCTTGTTGATTctattgataaaaataacaatattcAATGTGCATATGTTGTTTTTGACGCtg TAAACAAAATCCACTTCTTTATGTATGCAAGGGAAACCTCAAATTCTAGAGATAGAATGACATATGCGTCTAGCAAGCAAgctttgttaaaaaaaatcgaagGGGTTAATGTTTTTACATCGGTTGTTGAAAGTGCCCTAGATGTTGCCGATTTTAAATAA